actcactaccgagttccaaactgtctctggaagcaacatcaccACAAGGACTGATCGGGAGCTTGATGAAGTGGggttccatggccaagcagctacACACAAGTCTAACATCACCacacgcaatgccaagcgtcagctggagtggtgtaaagtttgccgccattggactctggagcagtggaatcctattctctggggtgatgaatcacgcttcaccatctggcagtccgacggacgaatctgggtttggcagatgccaggagaacgctacctgccccaatgcatagtgccaactgtaaagtttggtggatgaggaataatggtctggggttaaGTGAAATCTTTATGCTACAGCATAAAATGACactctagacaattctgtgcttccaactatgTGACAaatgtttggggaaggccctttcctgtttcagcatgagaatgcccccatgcacaaagcgaggtccataccgaaatggtttgtcaagatcggtgtggaagaacttgactggcctgcacagagcccttatttcaaccccatcaaacacctttgggatgaattggaacaccgactgcgagcgaggcctaatcgcccaacatcagtgcccaccCCCTCTAATGCTCTGAatgggctgaatggaagcaagtccccgcaacaatgttccaacatctagtggaaagccttcccagaaaagtggagactgttatagcacaCAGCTACTACATAGAACATGTCTGTAAGAAGACAAAGATAGCGTATCTCTCTAAGATAAGCAGATGTCTGCCAAACCTCAATACCATGATGACCTTATTATATCGGACATCCGGctctgtctgcgtcccaaatggcaccctattacatgtatagtgcactacttttgaccaggggtctggcagggaatagggtcccattaggGAGTCAGCCTCTACTAATGAAGTGGCAGTTGTAAGGCTCAGATCTAAAGACATGTCAGATGATGACTGCAGTCCAATACACTCTGTGAAATGCTGCCATGGTGGTTATTTGTCATTAATACAATGATTGTGGTGATTGattatgtagacagacagacaggataatGTAGTAGACCTCACCTAAGCCTTTGTCTATATATGGGGGTTGTGAATTTTCCAATAAGATTACGTGTATTTTCCAATAGGATGTTGTGTATTTTCCAATAGAATGCTGTGCATTTTCCAATAGAATACAGTGTATTTTCCAATAAGATGTTGTGTATTTTCCAATAGGATGTTGTGTATTTTCCAATAGGATGTTGTGTATTTTCCAATAAGATGTTGTGTATTTTCCAATAGGATGTTGTATATTTTCCAATAGGATGTTGTGTATTTTCCAATAAGCTGCTGTGTATTTTCCAATAAGATTACGTGTATTTTCCAATAGGATGTTGTGTATTTCCAATAAGCTGTAGTGTATTTTCCAATAGGATGTTATGCATTTTCCAATAGGATGTTATGCATTTTCCAATAGAATACAGTGTATTTTCCAATAAGATGTTGTGCATTTTCCTATAGGATGTTGTGTATTTTCCAATAGGATGTTGTGTATTTTCCAATAGGATGTTGTATATTTTCCTATAGGATGTTGTTAATATCTgttatgtgtgttgtgtggtttTCATGCACTACTTTCAGCCTGAACTTTAGATTGTTTACGTGCTGCATGGCGCTGAATAGTATTTACTTGAACTGCATCTTACAATACATGATTGTCTGGAAGGCATTACATTTACAGTATGTGGTTAGAGGTCAGAATGACGTTGTGTATATTGGCGTCTTATTCCACCACTGCAGGGCAGCGATAAACATCCTGGAGCTTTAGCTGGGCAGTACTATATACAGACGCGTTCTTAATCTTTTGACTCAATGCCCAGCCAAAACGTAAAGTTACCACTGTTACGGTGACCAAGGCCAACTAAACAGCTAAAGTTTCCCCTGTAGCAGTTTCAGCGAGTCAAAGCTGCAGAATCCGAAGCGGGAAACCGTGCTAGATGGATGGGTCATGATTCTGTTGAACCGAGAACAAAACCTCATGGCCAGCTATAACCGTCCGCCTCCGCTTTACATTTCCCTGCTATGATTCAGCAGGGTTTGTTTCAACAGGGTTATTTGACATGTTTTATAAAATCACCCGTGGTACTGACAgcttattattttttacttgtcaaatgtgtgttgtgttggagaACACTGTGAAATATGGAGAACATCTTAACCCAGTTTGATCATGACCTCGGTAGCTATGCCTCGCAGTGACTCCATTTTTACAAGTTTCAGGGAGTGAATGTATGGTATAGTTTTATAATGTAGGGTGCAGTTTGTGTTTCATGAGGAAAATGAATGTATCATTGAAATGAACACTGCATTCTGAATCCATTCTGAATTCAAAGTAAAAACCTTTTGGCCGGATATTTTTTGTCTGTGATTAAGCCAAACTGACTAAGGCAATAGACTACAAAGCTAAATCCCATCAATAGCTGCATTTAAAACACCAACTTGCACTtattttgaagccttgagacaactgagacatgggattgtgtatgtgtgtcactcagagggggaatgggcaagacaaaagattgaaatgcctttgaacggggtctggtagtaggtgccaggcgcaccggtgtgtgtcaagaactgcaatgctactGGGctttttacgctcaacagtttcaccacccaaaggacatccagccaacttgatacaactgtgggaagcatcagagtcaacatgggtcagcatccctttAGGGGGGTGCAACTCTATATTAGAAAGGTGTTTTTAATGATTGCTATACTCAGGTTATGACATTGGGCACCACACAACTTGATTACTGAGAGCTCATCTGACAGAGATATCATGTGCAGGCCAATCCATTATTCAGTAGTTAATCTGCTACTCAACAGATTAAATATGTAGCCTTTAATAATTAAtagcagtgtgtttgtttgtgaggTTCCTGTAACGTTCTTGTCCTTATATGGTAGAGGAGACTACGAGAAGTCCTTTATGTGtggaacagtgtgtttgtgtgtgtggaacagtgtgtttttgtgtgtggaacagtgtgtttgtgtgtgtggaacagtgtgtttgtgtgtttgtgtgtgtggaacagtgtgtttgtgtgtgtggaacgatgtgtttgtgtgtgtggaacgatgtgtttgtgtgtgtggaacgatgtatttgtgtgtgtgaaacagggtgtgtttgtgtgtgtgaaacagggtgtgtttgtgtatgtgcatgtgtgtgggttcACACACAGATAATatgatatgtgtgtatgtgatttACATATTCACAACAATCACTAAACATAAACACACTTTGTAATCAAATGATTGCGTGAAGGTAAAAATGGGAAAACCCTTTTGTTACCACCCATATTTAATGTAATCAAGCCTCTGATTACAGCAATTAAGAACTAAAGTGTGTGTCAACCCTACCACATCCCCTTATCCACACCTTCACTACATCTGGTAGCCATTCCaccccagccagccagtcaggcacCAGCCAGACAGgcaacagccagccagccagtcaggcaccagccagccaaccagccaggcaCCAGCtagccaccagccagccagctagccaccagccagccagcgagGCACCAGCTAgccaccagccagccaaccagccaggcaCCAGCtagccaccagccagccagctagccaccagccagccagctagccagccaggcagccagtcagccagccagccagccagtcaggcagccagccaggcagccagccaaccagccaggcaCCAGCTAGCcaccagccagctagccagccagccagccacccagccagtcaggcagccagccaggcacCAGCtagccaccagccagccagccagccagccacccagccagtcaccagccagctagccagccagccaggcagccagccagccacccagccaggcagccagccaggcagccagccagccagccagtcaggcagccagctagccagccagccacccagccagtcaccagcaaagcagagTTTTAACAAGACTTCTTCTGCTGCTTTATTAAAGAAGGTAACAGTTTACATTAAGGTTCCTCAAGGATGTATTCGAAGTCCCTTATCTTTTGTGTGGATTCCTTGAATTTAGGACATTTCAAAACACAACAAACAGAATGAACATACCCATACAATAACTTATTAAAACAGTAGCCAATTTATCTATAATTCAACTCCTAAACTTCTTTTGAATGTATATGTCCTCCAGAATTCAAAGACGTTTCTGCAACCAACTCTTTAATGAGTCATTTTCTTTCTGAAGTATCCTTAGGGGAACGTTGTACATCATCACTATAGGCTGCAGCATTGTCTGATTATAGGCATGAGTTCCAAATGGTACCTTtttccctttatagggcactactttggaccaaagACCTatgggcatagggtgccatttgtagggaatagggtgccatttgggacgtatacATAGTCTTTGTTGGTTCCTCATTGAGAATTCGGCCTAATGATTATTCCTAGGACCTTGAGTTGTTTCTTTTATAAACTACAGACAATGTGCAATGTTCagtcttaataataataataattattcacTGCAGGTAGATTGTATGTTTTCAAATTCtataagaatatatatatttatatatatatatttgtgttttaTATAGATATTTTTATTACAAGTAGAATCCAAAGATGCTGAGCCGTAGACATTTATGATAAAACACAATTGTATCATTAGATCTCAGTAATATGCAAATGTCGACAGGCTGTAGAAGACAGAACGATGACATTAAGACAGGAAGCAATGAAATCGCCAGCCATTATGCCCACAGCCAATACTTTAACCATCTGGTATTATGCCAGAGCCACCCGGGTCAATTGACTGAATGAAGATTGCTCTGTGAACTCTCTATAACCCTACACCAGCTATGGGGTTCAAGAGGGTTTGGCACCGTGATGGAAAATAATTCACACTCATAATTAACAACGCTGACTGACAGTAGAGCTTTGCGTATGGCAGCCTTGATGATCTGACCACAAAATATTATTAACCTGATTTTGTTCATTTGTGTTAAGTATTCAATtagcaaaaatatatttaaaaaattgattAATGATGTCAGCGTGTAGAGGGTAGAGACTCAATATAACCTATAAGCTATTTACTGAATTACCAGGCTAGGATCCTGGTCAAAGACTCTTAAGATAgtggactgaaacatggctgATAGTATTAATGGTATTACTGTTAAGATAgtggactgaaacatggctgATAGTATGAATGGTAAGATAgtggactgaaacatggctgATAGTATGAATGGTAAGACTGTTAAGATAgtggactgaaacatggctgATAGTATTAATGGTATGACAGTTAAGATAgtggactgaaacatggctgATAGTATGAATGGTAAGACTGTTAAGATAGTGGACTGAAACATTGCTAATAGTATGAATGGTAAGACTGTTAAGATAGTGGACTGAAACATGGCAGATAGTATTAATGGTATTACTGTTAAGATAGTGGACTAAAACATGGCTGATCGTATTAATGGTAAGACTGTTAAGATAgtggactgaaacatggctgATAGTATGAATGTTAAGATAGCGGACTGAAACATGGCTGGTAGTATTACTGTTAAGATAgtggactgaaacatggctgATAGTATGAATGGTAAGACTGTTAAGATAgtggactgaaacatggctgATAGTATGAATGGTAAGACTGTTAAGATAgtggactgaaacatggctgATAGTATGAATGTTAAGATAgtggactgaaacatggctgGTAGTATTACTGTTAAGATAgtggactgaaacatggctgGTAGTATTACTGTTAAGATAgtggactgaaacatggctgATAGTATGAATGGTATGACTGTTAAGATAgtggactgaaacatggctgATAGTATGAATGGTAAGACTGTTAAGATAGTAGACTGAAACATGGCTGATAGTATGAATGGTAAGACTGTTAAGATAgtggactgaaacatggctgATAGTATTAATGGTATGACTGTTAAGATAGTAGACTGAAACATGGCTGATAGTATGAATGGTAAGACTGTTAAGATAGTGGACTGAAACATGGCAGATAGTATTAATGGTATTACTGTTAAGATAGTGGACTAAAACATGGCTGATCATATTAATGGTAAGACTGTTAAGATAGTGGACTGAAACATGGCTAATATTATGAATGGTAAGACTGTTAAGATAgtggactgaaacatggctgATAGTATTAATGGTATTACTGTTAAGATAGTGGACTAAAACATGGCTGATCGTATTAATGGTAAGACTGTTAAGATAGTGGACTGAAACATGGCTAATAGTATGAATGGTAAGACTATTAAGATAgtggactgaaacatggctgATAGTATTAATGGTATTACTGTTAAGATAGTGGACTAAAACATGGCTGATCGTATTAATGGTAAGACTGTTAAGATAGTGGACTGAAACATGGCTAATAGTATGAATGGTAAGACTGTTAAGATAgtggactgaaacatggctgATAGTATTAATGGTATTACTGTTAAGATAGTGGACTAAAACATGGCAGATAGTATTAATGGTATTACTGTTAAGATAGTGGACTAAAACATGGCTGATCGTATTAATGGTAAGACTGTTAAGATAGTGGACTGAAACATGGCTAATAGTATGAATGGTAAGACTGTTAAGATAgtggactgaaacatggctgATAGTATTAATGGTATTACTGTTAAGATAgtggactgaaacatggctgATAGTATTAACGGTATTACTGTTAAGATAgtggactgaaacatggctgATAGCATGAATGGTATGAATCAATACACTGCGATATGGCCGGCCCTCTAGCCTCACATTACCATTAACCTTGATGTACCTGGACCTTCATTAAGAGTCCATTACTACTAATCAATGTAGGAAGATTTAATTTTTTTAAGACCATTAGTTGACATTAAATAGAGCTGGTTAATTCAGTCTTTTACTTTTAGCTCTCAAAGACAGTATTTCAAAACACTAATATTGTTTTAAAGACGACTGAAATATCCACATGGTCATATCCTACCTGACACAGGTGCCTCCATTGCGGCAGGGCAGGTGCTGACAGACAGGTGTGTCACAGTTGTGGATGTTCCTCCCTCCCAGTGCCTCTCCTGCTATGTAGATGTCCTTATTGTTGACCTGCAGCTCCCTGATACAGCCTATAAAACCTGTCACCTCCCTGGTGCTGGCAGGCTGATCCCTATGGGAGGGGACGTCCCCCAGGAATATAGGCCCCAACGCTACCTGGAAGGATGTCACAAAGACAAATGTATGCACATGTTCAAAGGCAGGTAGGAAGGTAGCAGGGGGACATGTgggtgcgcgcacacacacacacacacacacacacacctcacacacacacacacactagttatcagCAATGCCTGTTTAGTCTTCTATATACAGTCCATGTGCTTCTCTGCATACTTCATTACATCACAGTTCCATGTAAATTACTACAGATATTTAGTCAGTTATgatatacactgactgtacaaaacatagattgaccaggtgaatccaggtgaaagctatgatcccttaattatgtctcttgttaaatccacttcaatcagtgtagatgaaggggaggagacaggttaaataatgatttttaaaccttgagacaattgagacgtggattgtgtatgtgtgtcattcagagggtgaatgggcaagacaacaaaTGTAAGTGACAGTGAACGGGGTCTGGTAGgtggtgccaggcgcaccggtttgtgttaagaaccgaagcgctgctgggtttttcacactcaacagtttcccgtgtgtatcaagaatggtacaCCAGTCAAACAACATCcagccaacatgggccagcatccctgtggaaagcttttgaTACCTTGTAGATTCCAGgctctgacgaattgaggctgttctgagggcaaaaagggggggggtgcaactcaatattaggaaggtgttcctaatgtctggtatactcagtgtagacaAGACCTGCTATGGTAATCTACAAAACAAATCTTCAGGTAAGGTAAAGTGTGCCTACgccacaaatggaaccctattttctacatagtgcactacttttagtgcactacttttgaccagagccctatgggaagtAGTACATTcttttgggaatagggtgccatttaggatgcaaatCAGGTGTTTTCTGGATGTGAATCCAGTGAACCGACAACTTATCCTCCTTAACGGTCAATTTAAAGATGCAATAAGTACACTTTCAgggcaacctgaccaaattcatagatatgtcattctcattgaaagcaagatagatctgttctatgtgctctatttctatgcaCCCTggtcttaagtttagtttttgagCCTTTTACTTTCATTTTTTTACACCAGCttcaaaacagctgaaaatactatatttttggttatggcgGTTAAGCGGTttagtacaatgattctctacacaatacttgcttgttttgttacATAAACTCAAATTAGATGaactatttacattttagggaaaccaggaaatggtggagcacTTTCTGCATAATGCATCTATAACAAGTGAGCTATAATTGTTTTGCTACAAAAAATTATATTGCAACTGAAGTTTGTTTGAAATCATTCATGCTAGACATGTTAGGCTTCAGAGTTATAACCTGAGGTATTTTCAGTTAGATaggtacactgagtgtacaaacattaagaacaccttaatATTTAGTTGTACCCCCCCTcaaacattcttgatacacacaggaaactgtgtagcatgaaaaacccagcagcattgcagttcttgacacaaaccggtgcacctgcctactactaccataccccgttcaaagacacttaaatatttagtcttgtccattccccctctgaatggcacacacacaatccatgtctcaatggtCTTAACACTTAAAaagccttctttaacctgtcctctcctctcatttacactgattgaagtggatttaacaagtgacatcaataagggatcatagctttcacctggattcacctggtcagtctaagtcatggaaagagcagctgttcTTCATGTTTGTATAGTCCAGGGTCCATAGAGGCCACTATATAGGACAAAGGGTGCCATGAAGCTCTTGAGTCAGATAACTGGGTTTACCTCTGACACAGGCTGGAACAAGGATTCCTCCTGACGTTTCACTGTTCCATTATCTACTGCTATTTCAATCATACATGACCCTCCACTCCTACCGACAGGCAGCCCatatctgtggagagagaggaagagagggaggaagggagagagggagggaggtagagggatagagggagggagagagggagggagagaggaagggagagagagaggtcaggagaacgagagagggggagagagagaaaaagagaaaagagagaggagaaacaaagAGAGGGTTGGGAgaaacaaaggagagagagggtggaggaggaggaagagagagagagaaagaaacaccagaagagagagcaagaggaagaaagagggacaGCAAGGGAAGAGAAATCTCATAAGAATATGCGGtattcacaataaatccatttaagCATGAAAATTATGCAGACTTGGAGAGAGGCGACTAAGAggaggctgagaggagagagagggctcagTAATGGAGCTAGTATAACTGTCTGTTGGTTCCAAATACACTGTgattgtgttccaaatggcaaccCTATTCCgtacagatgcaggatcttgatttgatcactcttttataactgagaatgttcctgcacagcaggaaacGCAGATaagctttgtgatttacataaattcactgaaaacccacagttatattaacagtattacaCCTTttatgtagcctacttttggccaAGTACAagcctaaccaccgatcaagcaacattatggactaaacgttcaaatcctgtttctgcaggattattttgctgtgagaATCCTGGTCAAATTAAGACTCTCCATCTGTACATAgcgcactacttctgaccagggcctatagggcttgtagggaatagggtgccatttggaacatagtCTCTGTATTGCAAAAACACTCTGCTGCCATTCCATAAACAGAGAGCCTGGACacgagccctggtcaaaactagtgcactatgtagggaatagggtgccatttgagaacaGCTCTGTCATTTTCATGGCTCTTTTAACTAGCACAACATAAGGGAGAGTAATGGGTTGTTTGCTGTCAGTCTGGCATCAATGGAAAATGAGGGTAAAATGAAATGCATTATGATTTCTCCTTCATCCTCTGTCAAAAGAGGGAACCACTACTAGAGGTATTGGCAGGTACCAGTGAATGAACAAACAGCATAATGGGCCCTAAAAATAACACCCCAGTTAACATGTGAGCTGTACAACCACTGACACTGTTAATATGTGAGGTGTACAACCACTGAGACTGTTAAGATGTACTGCCATTACAACCACTGAGACTGTAAAGATGTACTGCCATTACAACCACTGAGACTGTTAAGCTGTACTGCCATTACAACCACTGAGACTGTTAAGATGTACTGCCATTACAACCACTGAGACTGTTAAGCTGTACTGCCATTACAACCACTGAGACTGTTAAGATGTACTGCCATTACAACCACTGAGACTGTTAAGCTGTACTGCCATTACAACCACTGAGA
The window above is part of the Oncorhynchus kisutch isolate 150728-3 unplaced genomic scaffold, Okis_V2 scaffold1965, whole genome shotgun sequence genome. Proteins encoded here:
- the LOC116368569 gene encoding protein eyes shut homolog; translation: MIEIAVDNGTVKRQEESLFQPVSEVALGPIFLGDVPSHRDQPASTREVTGFIGCIRELQVNNKDIYIAGEALGGRNIHNCDTPVCQHLPCRNGGTCVSWDETVMITLTTTWKEMKKIIKEDTHCFKFS